A single Neoarius graeffei isolate fNeoGra1 chromosome 23, fNeoGra1.pri, whole genome shotgun sequence DNA region contains:
- the LOC132871351 gene encoding chemokine XC receptor 1-like, with protein sequence MEESFQENSSTPYDYFNESYDDDLCHKTEVIQFGTVVTPVFFVLVTMFSCVGNALVLGVLIKYENLKSLTNAFLLNLAISDMIFTFGLPFWATDLILGWTFGEAVCKSVSFVFYLGYYSSLIFLTVMTVYRYIAVVHPLSMLLNSTTYYSIAISAFIWFLSLCAATPNFIFSTVLKHDDPEVSRAYCDYGNITWKQIIIYLQNIFFLIAFFTIAFCYFRILGRLLRPTSHTRPKTVKLILCIVLAFYLGWAPYNVAMFLNSLISWGISPFNDCYVSTRVDYVYHVSRLVAFSHCCLNPVFYVFMGIKFRDHLKKLLRNLCKKDDQPLDRRQSHLIYSNGEEISMY encoded by the coding sequence ATGGAGGAAAGTTTTCAAGAAAACAGTTCCACACCATATGATTATTTTAATGAAAGTTATGATGACGATTTGTGCCACAAAACTGAAGTGATACAGTTTGGAACAGTTGTCACCCCGGTCTTTTTTGTGCTGGTCACCATGTTCAGCTGTGTGGGCAATGCATTGGTCCTGGGGGTTCTTATTAAATATGAAAATCTGAAATCCCTGACCAATGCATTCCTGTTAAACCTGGCCATCTCAGACATGATCTTTACCTTTGGCCTACCCTTCTGGGCCACCGACCTCATCTTGGGCTGGACGTTTGGAGAAGCTGTCTGCAAATCAGTGAGCTTCGTCTTCTACCTGGGCTACTAcagcagcctcatctttctcacaGTTATGACCGTGTATCGCTACATAGCCGTGGTGCACCCACTGTCTATGCTCTTGAACAGCACCACATACTATTCCATCGCGATTTCTGCATTCATCTGGTTCTTGAGCCTCTGTGCTGCAACCCCTAATTTCATCTTCAGTACCGTCCTGAAACATGATGATCCTGAAGTAAGTAGAGCTTACTGCGATTATGGCAACATCACATGGAAGCAGATTATTATTTACCTGCAAAACATCTTCTTCCTCATTGCTTTCTTCACCATTGCATTCTGCTACTTCCGAATTCTCGGGCGCCTGCTCAGACCCACATCACACACCCGTCCCAAGACTGTGAAGCTCATCCTCTGCATTGTGCTGGCATTTTACTTGGGTTGGGCACCGTACAATGTGGCCATGTTCCTCAATTCTCTGATATCTTGGGGAATCTCGCCGTTCAACGACTGTTATGTCAGCACCAGGGTGGATTATGTTTATCACGTGTCCCGACTGGTGGCGTTCTCCCACTGCTGCCTAAATCCAGTTTTTTACGTCTTCATGGGGATCAAGTTCAGAGATCACCTAAAGAAATTGCTGAGGAATTTGTGCAAGAAAGATGATCAACCTCTTGATAGACGTCAAAGCCATCTGATTTACTCGAATGGGGAGGAAATTTCCATGTACTAG